From the Ruminiclostridium josui JCM 17888 genome, one window contains:
- a CDS encoding sodium:calcium antiporter, with amino-acid sequence MLNNILILLLSLGIILTGCELFTNGIEWLGKKLRLGDGVVGSIFSAVGTCLPETLIPVIALLFSNRHKDSVEIGIGAIVGAPFMLSTLAFFITGLSVIIFSGRRQTGKKLNTDLNILERDISFFVIAYTGAISVSFFSIGFIKNIAAILLIGAYVYYVYKTVNNDKASNEEIDDLIFSRTFRIKESLVIILLQIAVALFSIIVGAEMFVGNIEAISRTLGVSTLALSIIITPIATELPEKFNSVIWISKNKDTLSLGNISGAMVFQSCIPVAIGILTTNWKLDIITLVSSLLALSSTLVTYIWIKVKNSLTPLPLLTGGAFYALFIGILILRGFK; translated from the coding sequence ATGCTAAATAACATACTGATTTTATTACTTAGTCTTGGTATAATCCTTACAGGATGTGAGCTGTTTACAAATGGAATTGAGTGGTTGGGTAAAAAGTTAAGGCTTGGAGATGGAGTTGTAGGAAGCATTTTTTCTGCTGTGGGAACCTGCTTGCCTGAAACATTGATACCAGTAATTGCCTTGCTTTTTTCAAATAGGCATAAGGACTCCGTTGAAATAGGAATCGGAGCTATTGTGGGAGCACCTTTTATGCTATCAACTCTTGCATTTTTTATAACGGGTTTAAGTGTAATAATTTTTTCAGGAAGACGACAGACAGGAAAAAAGCTGAATACGGATTTAAATATACTTGAACGTGACATTTCATTTTTTGTTATTGCTTACACAGGAGCTATTTCAGTATCTTTTTTTTCAATAGGTTTTATTAAGAATATAGCTGCAATATTGCTCATAGGTGCATACGTTTATTACGTTTATAAAACAGTAAACAATGATAAGGCAAGTAATGAAGAAATCGATGACCTAATATTCTCGCGAACATTCAGGATTAAGGAAAGCTTAGTTATTATTTTGTTACAGATTGCTGTTGCTCTCTTCTCAATCATAGTTGGTGCAGAGATGTTTGTAGGAAATATTGAAGCTATCTCCAGGACTTTGGGTGTTTCTACACTTGCCTTATCAATTATAATTACTCCTATTGCAACAGAGCTCCCGGAAAAATTTAACAGTGTTATCTGGATAAGCAAAAATAAGGATACACTTTCCCTTGGGAATATATCGGGTGCTATGGTATTCCAAAGCTGTATACCAGTTGCAATAGGAATACTCACAACGAATTGGAAACTTGACATAATAACATTGGTAAGTTCTCTTCTGGCATTGTCCTCCACTCTTGTAACATACATCTGGATAAAAGTTAAAAATAGCTTAACACCTTTGCCCCTTTTAACAGGGGGAGCATTTTACGCATTATTTATTGGAATTTTGATACTGAGAGGGTTTAAATAA
- a CDS encoding MFS transporter: MVLKFKRPRLYGDVSDENYELSRRRFILEGCLSNGIYTLTAGAFLAGYAKFLGASDQIIGLIAAIPLLANILQMFSPIFLEKLTSRKSLIVNTCFLYRSLLGLMIVIPLLTQNTSARVLLLGGMYFAAYLIFSFSNPAGGSWIISLVPERYRGRYFGLRDTFIISSAAVLSLSMGRILDVFKVSGREFLGFIFVFSIVLLLVMMNIYVLRKIKEPEIVPISQNVNIKSLFTLPLKNKQFRPVIFINAAWNFAGQIALPFFSVYMVTGLKLSYTFIMFANILLSVVQASTAKLWGKLADKFSWEVTTVISIGMLGLCHLTWAFVTKEICYVIIPFIQIVAGAGWSGVNISLFNIQFKHAPQEGRTIFVGFNAAVAGLAGFTSAFLGAFLVGALENVKINIGITVLNNMLILFGLSGTLVILCAVIFAYKFKSNSGKKDSGEYDNNLAG, from the coding sequence ATGGTTTTAAAATTTAAAAGACCAAGGCTTTATGGCGATGTTTCAGATGAAAATTATGAGCTGAGCCGTAGACGGTTTATTCTTGAGGGCTGCCTTTCAAACGGTATTTATACCCTCACAGCAGGTGCGTTTTTGGCTGGGTATGCAAAATTTCTAGGCGCATCCGATCAAATAATTGGCCTTATTGCAGCTATACCATTATTGGCCAATATTCTACAGATGTTCAGTCCAATATTTTTGGAAAAACTTACTAGTAGAAAGAGTTTGATTGTTAATACCTGCTTTTTATATAGGTCATTGCTTGGACTGATGATAGTTATTCCGCTTTTAACACAGAATACATCTGCCAGAGTGCTTTTGCTGGGAGGCATGTATTTTGCGGCGTATCTTATTTTCAGTTTTTCTAACCCTGCAGGCGGAAGCTGGATTATTAGTCTGGTTCCCGAGAGATACAGAGGCAGGTATTTTGGGCTAAGGGATACCTTTATAATTTCATCAGCGGCTGTTCTTTCACTATCCATGGGCAGAATACTTGATGTATTCAAAGTGTCTGGAAGGGAATTTCTAGGCTTTATTTTTGTTTTTTCTATAGTATTGCTTTTAGTTATGATGAATATTTATGTACTTAGAAAAATTAAAGAACCTGAAATAGTACCTATTAGCCAGAATGTGAATATTAAGAGTTTGTTTACCTTGCCTTTAAAAAACAAGCAGTTCCGTCCGGTTATCTTTATAAATGCAGCATGGAATTTTGCAGGACAGATTGCACTGCCTTTTTTTTCTGTTTATATGGTAACAGGTTTAAAACTGTCATATACCTTTATAATGTTTGCAAACATTCTCCTTTCAGTAGTACAGGCTTCTACAGCAAAGCTTTGGGGCAAACTGGCTGATAAGTTCAGTTGGGAAGTTACTACTGTTATTTCTATAGGTATGTTAGGCTTATGCCACCTGACTTGGGCTTTTGTAACTAAAGAAATCTGCTATGTAATTATACCTTTTATTCAGATAGTAGCCGGAGCAGGGTGGTCAGGAGTTAACATATCATTATTTAATATTCAGTTTAAGCACGCACCACAGGAAGGACGTACAATTTTTGTAGGATTTAATGCTGCGGTTGCGGGACTGGCCGGCTTTACAAGTGCATTTTTGGGAGCATTTCTCGTAGGAGCCCTGGAAAATGTCAAAATTAACATTGGGATAACCGTACTCAACAATATGTTGATATTATTCGGATTATCAGGTACACTTGTAATTCTGTGTGCAGTTATTTTTGCCTATAAATTTAAGAGCAATAGTGGAAAAAAGGATAGTGGAGAATATGATAATAATCTGGCAGGATAA
- the ymfI gene encoding elongation factor P 5-aminopentanone reductase codes for MNKQKTVLVTGASRGIGHAIAKKFAQNGFNVAINFNVNRTAAENLERELAREQCNVMTVKADVSSQEQVLEMVQSINSHFGNIDILINNAGIAGQRLFTDITTEEWDRMFDINVKGMFYCCKAVLPHMIRSKWGKIVNISSIWGLTGASCEVHYSASKAAVIGLTRALAKEVGPSNIQVNCVAPGVIDTDMNSELDAQTLDELKEQTPLGIIGTGTDIAETVFFLTSDSAKFITGQVISPNGGFLI; via the coding sequence ATGAATAAGCAAAAAACTGTTCTTGTAACAGGTGCTTCAAGAGGAATAGGCCATGCCATTGCTAAGAAATTTGCCCAAAACGGATTTAACGTTGCTATAAACTTTAACGTAAATAGGACGGCAGCTGAAAATCTGGAAAGGGAGTTAGCTAGGGAGCAATGTAATGTAATGACTGTAAAGGCGGATGTAAGCAGTCAGGAACAGGTTCTTGAAATGGTTCAAAGTATTAATTCACATTTTGGCAATATTGATATACTAATTAATAATGCAGGTATAGCAGGGCAAAGACTATTCACAGACATTACAACTGAAGAATGGGACAGGATGTTTGACATTAATGTAAAAGGAATGTTCTATTGCTGTAAAGCAGTTCTTCCTCATATGATAAGAAGCAAATGGGGGAAAATAGTTAATATATCATCTATATGGGGGTTAACAGGTGCATCCTGTGAAGTACATTATTCTGCTTCAAAGGCAGCGGTTATAGGACTGACACGGGCATTGGCAAAGGAAGTAGGCCCGTCTAATATACAGGTTAATTGTGTTGCCCCCGGTGTAATTGATACTGATATGAATTCAGAACTTGATGCCCAAACATTGGATGAGCTGAAGGAACAAACCCCTTTGGGAATAATTGGAACGGGTACTGATATTGCAGAAACAGTGTTCTTTCTGACCTCAGACAGTGCTAAGTTTATAACGGGGCAAGTAATAAGCCCAAATGGCGGTTTTCTAATTTAA
- a CDS encoding IS256 family transposase: MARRKNSMSEGKKNIIASLLQEYDIKTAEDIQEALKDLLGGTIQSMLEAEMDQHLGYEPYERSNNTNYRNGKKSKSIQSTYGKMEIDVPQDRECSFEPQIVKKRQKDISSIDQKIIAMYARGLTTRQISDQIEEIYGFEVSEGMVSDITNKLLPEIEEWQQRPLSSVYPIVFIDAVHFSVRDNNVIKKLAAYIILGINEEGQKEVLSIQIGQNESSKYWLSVLNELKNRGVKDILILCADGLSGIKESIAVAFPETEYQRCIVHQVRNTLKYVADKDKKEFANDLKTIYHAPTEETGYERMMQITDKWQDRYPNAMKSWSTNWDILSPIFKFSTDVRKVIYTTNAIESLNSTYRRLNRQRSVFPSDTALLKALYLATFEATKKWTMTLRNWGKVYGELSIMYEGRLLQ; the protein is encoded by the coding sequence ATGGCAAGAAGAAAGAATTCGATGAGCGAAGGAAAAAAGAACATTATTGCATCCCTACTTCAAGAGTATGACATCAAGACTGCAGAAGACATCCAGGAAGCACTTAAAGACTTGTTAGGGGGTACCATTCAGAGCATGTTGGAAGCCGAGATGGATCAGCATTTAGGCTATGAACCATACGAACGTTCCAATAACACCAATTACAGGAACGGAAAAAAATCCAAATCAATACAAAGTACATATGGTAAGATGGAAATTGACGTTCCACAAGATCGAGAATGTTCCTTTGAGCCACAAATCGTGAAGAAGCGTCAAAAGGATATCTCAAGCATTGACCAAAAGATCATTGCTATGTATGCAAGAGGTTTGACAACTCGCCAGATCTCTGACCAGATCGAAGAAATCTACGGATTTGAAGTTAGTGAAGGCATGGTATCCGATATCACAAACAAACTGCTTCCAGAAATTGAGGAATGGCAACAACGTCCACTATCCAGCGTTTACCCAATTGTATTCATAGATGCTGTGCACTTTTCTGTTAGGGACAACAATGTCATCAAGAAGCTGGCTGCATACATCATTCTTGGAATCAATGAAGAAGGCCAAAAGGAAGTGTTAAGCATTCAGATAGGCCAAAATGAAAGCAGTAAATATTGGCTTAGTGTCCTAAATGAACTGAAGAACCGTGGAGTCAAGGATATTCTTATACTTTGTGCAGATGGCCTGAGTGGCATCAAGGAATCCATTGCTGTAGCTTTTCCGGAAACAGAGTATCAACGCTGCATAGTCCATCAGGTAAGAAACACACTAAAATATGTTGCAGACAAAGATAAGAAGGAGTTTGCTAATGACCTGAAGACAATCTACCATGCCCCTACAGAGGAGACCGGATATGAGCGTATGATGCAAATTACGGACAAGTGGCAGGACCGTTATCCTAACGCCATGAAGAGTTGGTCTACGAACTGGGATATCCTAAGCCCGATTTTCAAGTTTTCTACGGATGTTCGCAAGGTAATCTACACAACCAATGCTATAGAAAGCCTGAACAGCACATATCGTCGTCTGAATCGTCAAAGAAGCGTATTTCCAAGTGACACAGCCCTCTTAAAGGCCCTATATCTAGCAACCTTTGAGGCAACCAAGAAGTGGACTATGACTCTCCGTAACTGGGGTAAAGTCTACGGTGAGTTGTCCATCATGTATGAGGGCAGGCTTCTGCAATAA
- a CDS encoding potassium channel family protein produces MQVVIIGCGKVGAKFAQVLSEEGNEVVIVSNDARAFKNLPHDFDGVTLTGVPIDQDVLKMAGIENADVLVAVTEDDNVNIMVCQVAKEIFKIPKVIARIYNPAREHVFHQFGLETICPTDITVNVMRAMLESNADVSTHNIGNTSVLFKHINLADGYIGKRVDQIKLKQSMIFGVMRSGQFILANAVGRLAKGDILVVADTTHKNN; encoded by the coding sequence ATGCAGGTAGTTATAATAGGGTGTGGAAAGGTTGGAGCAAAGTTTGCACAGGTTCTTTCTGAGGAAGGAAATGAAGTTGTAATTGTTTCAAACGATGCAAGAGCTTTCAAAAATCTTCCCCATGATTTTGATGGAGTGACCTTGACAGGAGTACCTATTGATCAGGATGTTTTAAAAATGGCAGGAATAGAAAATGCTGACGTATTAGTGGCAGTAACTGAAGATGATAACGTAAATATCATGGTTTGTCAGGTTGCAAAAGAAATATTCAAGATACCCAAGGTTATTGCTAGGATTTATAACCCTGCACGTGAACATGTGTTTCATCAGTTCGGTCTGGAAACTATTTGTCCAACCGACATTACTGTAAATGTAATGAGGGCAATGCTTGAGTCAAATGCTGATGTCAGTACACATAATATTGGAAATACCTCTGTATTATTTAAACATATAAATTTGGCAGATGGCTATATAGGTAAAAGGGTTGACCAAATTAAGCTTAAACAGAGTATGATTTTTGGTGTTATGCGGTCGGGACAATTTATATTGGCTAATGCAGTAGGTCGGTTAGCTAAAGGTGACATATTAGTTGTAGCAGACACTACCCACAAGAACAATTAG
- a CDS encoding DUF421 domain-containing protein, protein MLVVFIRTLILYIVVIIAMRIMGKRQIGQLQPFELAVAIMISELASVPMQNTGIPLVNGIIPILTMLAAQILISFISLKSTKARTIFCGRPSVLISGGKIMEQVFRQELYTLNDLLEQLRNKDIYNIADVEYAILETNGQLSVIPKAGKSTIIREDLNISGKYEAPAIEIIIDGDLIEENLKLANFSKAKLESELKKMNIKSTKDVFFACVGSDGQLFCQEKEKNKRS, encoded by the coding sequence TTGCTCGTTGTTTTTATAAGAACCCTGATACTTTATATTGTCGTAATCATTGCAATGAGGATTATGGGAAAAAGGCAGATTGGACAGCTACAGCCTTTTGAGCTTGCTGTTGCAATCATGATTTCAGAGTTGGCCTCAGTGCCTATGCAAAACACAGGTATACCTCTGGTTAATGGAATAATACCTATACTTACAATGTTGGCTGCACAAATACTTATATCATTTATTTCACTCAAAAGTACCAAAGCCAGAACTATTTTCTGTGGACGTCCAAGCGTTCTTATATCAGGCGGTAAAATTATGGAGCAAGTTTTCCGTCAAGAACTGTACACTCTTAATGACCTGTTAGAGCAACTGAGAAATAAAGATATTTATAATATAGCAGATGTGGAATACGCAATATTGGAAACCAACGGTCAGCTTAGTGTCATACCAAAAGCCGGAAAATCCACGATAATTCGTGAAGACCTAAATATTTCAGGCAAATATGAAGCACCTGCTATTGAAATCATTATTGACGGTGATCTCATAGAAGAAAATCTAAAGCTTGCCAATTTCAGCAAAGCCAAGCTGGAAAGCGAATTAAAAAAGATGAATATTAAAAGCACAAAAGATGTTTTTTTTGCATGTGTTGGTTCAGATGGTCAGTTATTCTGTCAGGAAAAAGAAAAAAATAAAAGGAGCTAA
- a CDS encoding hemolysin family protein: MLTEILFLIILIVLNAFFAASEIALISLNDNKIKLMAEDGDKKAKLLQKLLGEPSRFLATIQIGITLAGFLASAFASESFADRLVNIVNAFEIPIPENVLKTTAVIVITIILSYFTLVFGELVPKRLAMKKAESISFFVVKPLNMLSSVTSPFVRLLTTSTNFFVRLFGVDPYSTEEQNVTEEEIRMMIDVGEEKGTIEETEKEMINNIFEFNNKTVSEIMTHRTDIAALPVDSTITEVTSFFNREKYSRIPIYEDSIDNIIGVMHSKYLIQYLSEGNEKEDFNLRNFIRSPYFVPASKRTDELFQELKQNKNHLAIIIDEYGGTAGLVTLEDLIEEIVGNIFDEDDEVEKYIDKIDDNTFVIKGSVSLDEVQEALGVNLPDDYETLSGFITGQLGRIPEKGDKPVIEYEELLFKVEEVKQKKVSKVKVCKV; the protein is encoded by the coding sequence TTGCTTACTGAAATTTTATTTTTGATAATTTTGATTGTACTGAATGCGTTTTTTGCAGCATCAGAAATTGCTTTAATATCTTTGAATGATAATAAAATTAAACTTATGGCTGAAGATGGCGACAAGAAAGCTAAACTTTTACAGAAATTGCTTGGCGAACCAAGTAGATTTCTTGCAACCATTCAAATAGGTATAACCTTGGCAGGTTTTTTAGCAAGTGCATTTGCTTCAGAAAGCTTCGCTGATAGATTAGTAAATATAGTTAATGCCTTTGAAATCCCAATTCCTGAAAACGTATTAAAAACCACCGCGGTAATTGTCATAACAATTATACTATCGTATTTTACTCTTGTTTTTGGTGAATTGGTTCCTAAACGATTAGCTATGAAAAAAGCTGAGTCAATTTCTTTTTTTGTAGTTAAGCCATTAAATATGTTATCCTCAGTTACATCACCATTTGTAAGACTTCTTACCACCTCTACTAATTTTTTTGTGAGACTTTTTGGTGTTGATCCCTATTCCACTGAAGAACAGAACGTTACCGAAGAAGAAATACGTATGATGATTGATGTTGGTGAAGAAAAAGGTACTATTGAAGAAACTGAAAAAGAAATGATAAACAATATATTCGAGTTTAACAATAAGACTGTTTCGGAAATAATGACACACAGAACCGATATAGCTGCTCTTCCTGTTGATTCAACTATCACTGAAGTTACTTCTTTTTTCAATCGTGAAAAGTATTCAAGGATACCGATATATGAAGACAGCATTGATAATATCATTGGTGTAATGCATTCCAAATATCTAATCCAGTACTTGTCTGAAGGCAATGAGAAAGAAGATTTTAATTTAAGGAATTTTATCAGGTCACCTTACTTCGTTCCAGCTTCAAAAAGAACTGACGAACTTTTTCAAGAACTTAAGCAAAATAAAAATCATTTAGCAATCATTATTGATGAGTATGGAGGAACAGCAGGTCTCGTTACATTAGAAGACTTGATTGAAGAAATTGTCGGAAATATTTTCGACGAAGACGACGAAGTTGAAAAATATATAGACAAAATAGATGATAATACATTCGTAATAAAAGGTTCAGTTAGCTTGGACGAAGTGCAGGAAGCACTGGGTGTTAATCTTCCTGATGATTACGAAACCCTTAGCGGATTTATTACAGGTCAATTGGGAAGAATTCCTGAAAAGGGTGACAAACCAGTAATTGAATATGAAGAATTATTATTTAAAGTAGAAGAAGTTAAGCAAAAGAAAGTTTCAAAGGTTAAAGTATGTAAAGTTTAA
- a CDS encoding DUF4363 family protein: protein MSNSVKTLTIVVSLVLIIIVSGVLSLCYLNRSCEKLEKTVNSAGLFIQSKQWDSAEKLLQNFASDWDKTKFGWSILLDHFEIDNIDNSYTKTKKYVESKDYSSALAELEALKEYINHIPVKESFTLKNIM from the coding sequence ATGTCAAACAGCGTAAAAACATTAACTATAGTTGTTAGTTTAGTTTTGATTATAATCGTTTCAGGAGTTCTATCTCTGTGCTATCTGAACCGCTCCTGCGAAAAACTTGAAAAAACTGTAAACTCAGCGGGCTTATTTATACAATCTAAGCAATGGGACTCTGCCGAAAAGCTCCTACAGAATTTTGCATCTGATTGGGATAAAACAAAATTCGGTTGGTCTATCCTATTAGACCATTTTGAGATTGATAATATTGATAATTCATATACAAAAACAAAAAAATATGTTGAAAGCAAGGATTATTCTTCTGCTTTGGCAGAATTGGAAGCGTTAAAAGAGTATATTAATCACATTCCTGTAAAAGAAAGTTTTACTCTTAAAAATATTATGTGA
- a CDS encoding potassium channel family protein, producing MYIVIAGGGKLGFYLIKTLLPYKHKIAVIEKQKELCEKIANQLNVCVVNGDGTNIEHLTECNVEKADIFIAVTGKDEENLIACQLAKRNFGIKRTIARVNNPKNITVFEKLGVDIAVSSTSIIADLIEQEVDYSGMKTLMKLKNGRISLSEILLSPTSPVKNKRLKEIKIPRECVLISIIREDNVIIPNGDTLLMEGDHILAASSIQDQQELKDFFLG from the coding sequence ATGTATATAGTAATTGCCGGTGGAGGAAAATTAGGATTTTATTTAATAAAAACTCTGCTTCCGTATAAACATAAAATAGCGGTTATTGAAAAGCAGAAAGAGCTCTGTGAAAAGATTGCAAATCAGTTGAATGTTTGTGTAGTAAACGGAGATGGAACAAATATTGAGCATTTAACTGAATGTAATGTAGAGAAAGCGGACATATTTATTGCAGTTACGGGAAAGGATGAAGAAAACCTCATTGCATGTCAGCTTGCAAAAAGAAATTTTGGCATAAAGCGTACTATAGCAAGGGTAAATAACCCAAAGAATATAACTGTCTTTGAAAAACTTGGTGTGGATATTGCTGTAAGTAGTACTTCTATAATTGCCGATTTAATAGAACAGGAAGTTGATTACTCGGGAATGAAAACACTTATGAAATTGAAAAACGGAAGAATTTCACTGAGTGAAATTTTGCTATCTCCGACTTCTCCTGTAAAAAACAAAAGATTAAAGGAAATAAAGATTCCAAGGGAATGTGTTTTAATTTCAATTATAAGAGAAGATAATGTAATAATACCAAATGGTGATACCCTTTTAATGGAAGGGGACCATATATTGGCTGCTTCGTCTATACAGGACCAACAAGAATTAAAAGACTTTTTTCTTGGATAA